In Gordonia iterans, the following proteins share a genomic window:
- a CDS encoding peptidylprolyl isomerase — MCSACQVRTSSSHRAWLYGDVSDQKKTATLHTNRGDIVVELFPNHAPKTVANFVGLADGSKEYSSANAKGEASGPFYDGSVFHRVIDGFMIQGGDPTGTGRGGPGYRFEDEFHPDLQFNKPYLLAMANAGPGTNGSQFFITVGPTPHLNRRHTIFGEVTDAASQAVVDAIATTATDRSDRPLDEVVIESVEIS, encoded by the coding sequence ATGTGTTCAGCCTGCCAGGTGCGGACCTCCTCGAGCCACCGCGCGTGGTTGTATGGAGACGTGAGTGATCAGAAGAAGACCGCAACCCTGCACACCAACCGCGGCGACATCGTCGTCGAACTGTTTCCGAATCACGCGCCGAAGACCGTGGCGAACTTCGTGGGCCTCGCAGACGGGTCCAAGGAGTACTCCTCTGCCAATGCCAAGGGCGAGGCCAGCGGCCCGTTCTATGACGGCTCGGTGTTCCACCGGGTCATCGACGGCTTCATGATCCAGGGCGGCGACCCGACCGGCACCGGCCGTGGCGGCCCCGGCTACCGTTTCGAGGACGAGTTCCACCCGGATCTGCAGTTCAACAAGCCCTACCTGCTGGCCATGGCGAACGCCGGCCCCGGCACCAACGGCTCGCAGTTCTTCATCACCGTCGGCCCCACCCCGCACCTGAACCGCCGGCACACCATCTTCGGCGAGGTCACCGACGCCGCCAGCCAGGCCGTCGTCGATGCGATCGCCACCACCGCCACCGATCGCAGCGATCGTCCGCTCGACGAGGTCGTGATCGAGAGCGTCGAGATCTCCTGA
- a CDS encoding rhomboid family intramembrane serine protease, which yields MTPTCHRHPDRPTALSCTRCGRSACPDCLRPAPVGQHCSDCVAREQAAARVDPAAAAQGSHTTPYVTYTLIGANLLLFLACIVQAGTGALRDRADLWTSSIMRDGVLITGYDDVFLGEYWRLLSSGFLHWSIVHIAVNMISLYIIGRDLEQHFGPARYGVVYLTSLLGGSAAVVILERENALTAGASGAIYGLLGAILVVVLRLKLPATSVLTIIALNIVVSFTIPGISLWAHLGGLVFGALGALAVLWLPAVALAPEDRTQTKVSVVGWTALAALLVAAIALGVGYSMALSP from the coding sequence TTGACGCCCACCTGTCACCGGCATCCCGACCGCCCCACCGCGCTCTCGTGCACGCGGTGCGGGCGGTCGGCCTGTCCCGACTGCCTGCGGCCGGCGCCGGTCGGCCAGCACTGCTCGGACTGCGTGGCCCGGGAACAGGCCGCGGCCCGCGTCGACCCGGCGGCCGCCGCCCAGGGCTCACACACGACCCCGTACGTGACGTACACGCTCATCGGGGCCAACCTGCTGTTGTTTCTGGCCTGCATCGTGCAGGCCGGCACCGGCGCGCTGCGGGACCGTGCCGACCTGTGGACGTCGTCGATCATGCGGGACGGCGTGCTCATCACGGGATACGACGACGTCTTTCTCGGCGAGTACTGGCGACTGCTGAGCTCGGGGTTCCTGCACTGGTCGATCGTGCACATCGCGGTGAACATGATCTCGCTGTACATCATCGGCCGGGATCTGGAGCAGCACTTCGGGCCCGCCCGCTACGGCGTCGTCTATCTGACGAGCCTCCTCGGCGGCAGCGCCGCAGTGGTGATCCTGGAACGGGAGAACGCTCTGACCGCCGGCGCATCCGGCGCGATCTACGGTCTGCTCGGTGCGATTCTGGTGGTGGTGTTGCGCCTCAAGCTGCCTGCGACGTCGGTGCTGACGATCATCGCGCTCAACATCGTGGTGTCGTTCACGATCCCCGGGATCTCCCTGTGGGCACACCTGGGCGGTCTGGTGTTCGGGGCCCTCGGCGCCCTCGCCGTGCTGTGGCTCCCGGCGGTCGCCCTCGCCCCGGAGGACCGGACGCAGACGAAGGTGAGCGTCGTCGGATGGACCGCCCTGGCGGCGTTGCTGGTGGCGGCGATCGCCCTCGGCGTCGGCTACAGCATGGCGCTGAGCCCCTGA
- the crgA gene encoding cell division protein CrgA, protein MPKSKVRKKTDYTINTASRTPVKVKAGPSGVLYQTFMFGFMLVGLAWLLVYYLGASNSTSGFGAEGKPLHWMNQLGSWNLLIGFGLGVVGLLMTMGWR, encoded by the coding sequence ATGCCTAAGTCAAAGGTGCGGAAGAAGACCGACTACACGATCAACACGGCGAGCCGCACGCCGGTGAAGGTGAAGGCGGGCCCCTCGGGCGTCCTGTACCAGACCTTCATGTTCGGGTTCATGCTCGTGGGGCTCGCGTGGCTCCTCGTCTACTACCTCGGTGCGTCCAACAGCACCTCCGGATTCGGCGCGGAGGGCAAGCCCCTGCACTGGATGAATCAGCTCGGCTCGTGGAACCTGCTGATCGGTTTCGGTCTCGGGGTGGTCGGCCTGCTGATGACGATGGGCTGGCGCTGA
- a CDS encoding aminodeoxychorismate/anthranilate synthase component II — protein sequence MRILVIDNYDSFVYNLVQYLGQLGVDAEVWRNDDERLTQLQRVVDEYDGILLSPGPGTPQRAGATMPIIPVAAAAGTPLLGVCLGHQAIGAAFGGTVDRAPELLHGKTSLVKHDDDGVLAGLPNPFVATRYHSLTVLPETVPDELVVTGTTESGIVMAMRHRDLPIHGVQFHPESVLTQGGHRMLANWLRVCGMDVPPERVTMLEAEVAAALG from the coding sequence GTGCGCATTCTGGTCATCGACAACTACGACAGCTTCGTCTACAACCTGGTCCAGTACCTGGGTCAGCTGGGAGTCGATGCCGAGGTGTGGCGCAACGACGACGAACGGCTCACCCAGCTGCAGCGGGTGGTCGACGAGTACGACGGCATCCTGCTCTCCCCGGGGCCGGGGACCCCGCAACGGGCCGGTGCGACCATGCCGATCATCCCGGTCGCCGCCGCGGCCGGGACGCCGCTGCTCGGGGTGTGCCTCGGGCACCAGGCGATCGGCGCGGCCTTCGGCGGCACGGTCGATCGGGCCCCGGAGCTCCTGCACGGCAAGACGTCACTGGTGAAGCACGACGACGACGGCGTGCTGGCCGGTCTCCCCAATCCGTTCGTGGCGACCCGCTACCACTCGCTGACCGTATTGCCGGAGACTGTTCCGGACGAGCTGGTGGTCACCGGAACCACCGAGTCCGGAATCGTGATGGCGATGCGCCACCGCGACCTGCCGATCCACGGCGTGCAGTTCCATCCCGAGAGCGTGCTGACCCAGGGCGGTCACCGGATGCTCGCCAACTGGTTGCGAGTCTGCGGCATGGATGTGCCGCCGGAGCGCGTCACGATGCTGGAAGCGGAGGTCGCGGCCGCGCTCGGCTGA
- the pknB gene encoding Stk1 family PASTA domain-containing Ser/Thr kinase: MDELLSDRYELGETLGFGGMSEVQFARDLLLHRDVAIKILRPDLARDPMFYLRFRREAQNAAKLNHPTIVQVFDTGEADTPDGPLPFIVMEYVDGETLRDILRSDGPIPQRQAMTWMADVAAAMDFSHRAGIVHRDMKPANVMIDHQGAVKVMDFGIARAMDDTSATMTQTSAVMGTAQYLSPEQARGIKVDPRSDIYSMGCVLFELITGEPPFTGDSPIAVAHQHVHEDPRRPSQVNPDVSPELDSVVMKAMSKNPANRYQTSAEFRSDLIKVLAGGKPSAPMLLDDDLDDDSLETVPQGVLGAGRRRRDDSRSDDYDDELPLYRRRSAKAALAVVLVLVLAVSLFAWAPWSSAPLVAVPKVTGLAADAAKANLEQAGFRVKELSEPSLEVAAGSATRTAPGNDVPTRKGSEVTLYVSSGPQRHPIPDLRGKSLKEATEALEKLGFTQIKPDKTDSTVAMKDKVVRTSPTTGSDTAVNTTVVVFVGTGPKEVTIPDLVGQTEDQARKTLEQMGLDMVAVQGDSERPAGQVVSSSPGAGETVEAGSVVQVTISRGNQFVVPDLRGKTPDQARAALKSAGWEDNTLTTTQRAVGLNSPLDGKVVSQSPAAGSRMKKDESVSVVIGRSSLIPG; encoded by the coding sequence ATGGACGAGCTGCTCTCCGACCGGTATGAGCTGGGCGAGACGCTCGGCTTCGGAGGCATGTCCGAGGTCCAGTTCGCCCGGGATCTGCTGCTGCACCGCGACGTCGCCATCAAGATCCTGCGGCCCGATCTGGCCCGGGACCCGATGTTCTACCTCCGCTTCCGGCGCGAGGCCCAGAACGCCGCCAAGCTGAATCACCCGACCATCGTCCAGGTCTTCGACACCGGCGAGGCCGACACCCCGGACGGGCCGCTGCCGTTCATCGTGATGGAGTACGTCGACGGCGAGACCCTGCGCGACATCCTGCGCTCGGACGGGCCGATCCCGCAACGGCAGGCGATGACCTGGATGGCCGACGTCGCCGCCGCGATGGACTTCTCGCACCGGGCCGGGATCGTGCACCGCGACATGAAGCCCGCCAACGTGATGATCGATCACCAGGGCGCGGTCAAGGTGATGGACTTCGGCATCGCCCGCGCCATGGACGACACGTCGGCCACCATGACGCAGACCTCCGCGGTGATGGGCACCGCCCAGTACCTGTCACCCGAGCAGGCCCGCGGCATCAAGGTGGATCCGCGCAGCGACATCTACTCGATGGGCTGCGTGCTGTTCGAACTCATCACCGGCGAGCCGCCGTTCACCGGCGATTCGCCGATCGCCGTCGCGCATCAGCACGTGCACGAGGATCCGCGGCGGCCGTCGCAGGTGAATCCGGACGTCTCGCCCGAACTCGACTCGGTCGTGATGAAGGCGATGAGCAAGAATCCCGCCAACCGCTATCAGACCTCGGCCGAGTTCCGGTCGGACCTGATCAAGGTGCTAGCCGGGGGCAAGCCGTCGGCCCCGATGCTGCTCGACGACGACCTCGACGACGACTCCCTGGAAACGGTGCCGCAGGGCGTGCTCGGCGCCGGACGACGCCGCCGCGACGACTCCCGCAGTGACGACTACGACGACGAGCTGCCGCTGTACCGGAGGCGATCGGCGAAGGCCGCGCTCGCCGTCGTGCTGGTTCTGGTGCTCGCCGTCAGCCTGTTCGCGTGGGCGCCGTGGTCGTCGGCGCCGCTCGTCGCGGTGCCGAAGGTGACCGGGCTGGCTGCCGACGCCGCCAAAGCCAACCTCGAGCAGGCCGGGTTCCGGGTGAAAGAGCTGTCCGAACCCAGCCTGGAGGTGGCCGCCGGAAGCGCCACGCGCACCGCGCCGGGCAACGACGTCCCGACCCGCAAGGGTTCGGAAGTGACGCTGTACGTCTCGTCCGGGCCGCAGCGGCACCCGATCCCGGATCTGCGCGGCAAATCGCTCAAGGAGGCGACCGAGGCGCTGGAGAAGCTCGGCTTCACCCAGATCAAGCCGGACAAGACCGACTCGACGGTGGCCATGAAAGACAAAGTGGTGCGGACCAGTCCCACCACCGGGAGCGACACCGCGGTCAACACGACCGTCGTCGTCTTCGTCGGCACCGGGCCGAAGGAGGTGACCATCCCGGATCTGGTCGGACAGACCGAGGACCAGGCCCGCAAGACCCTCGAGCAGATGGGGCTGGACATGGTCGCGGTACAGGGCGACTCCGAGCGGCCGGCCGGACAGGTGGTCTCGTCGTCGCCGGGCGCCGGCGAGACCGTCGAGGCCGGCAGCGTGGTTCAGGTGACGATCTCCCGCGGCAACCAATTCGTGGTGCCCGACTTGCGAGGTAAGACTCCGGACCAGGCCCGCGCCGCGCTGAAGTCCGCGGGCTGGGAGGACAACACCCTCACCACCACGCAGCGTGCGGTGGGCTTGAACTCGCCGCTGGACGGCAAGGTGGTCTCGCAGAGTCCCGCTGCGGGCTCCCGGATGAAGAAGGACGAATCGGTCTCGGTCGTCATCGGCCGGTCCAGCCTGATCCCCGGCTGA
- a CDS encoding serine/threonine-protein kinase — translation MSLQNGTIIADRYRLVRLIATGGMGQVWEALDTRLGRRVAVKVLKAEYSNDPTFLARFRTEAQTTARLNDQGIANVFDYGETPDRNGGDPLAYLVMELVDGEPLNSVISRMGKLSLTHTLDMLEQTGWALQAAHVQGLIHRDVKPGNILITPTGQVKITDFGIAKAVDAAPVTQTGMVMGTAQYISPEQATGGEATAASDVYSLGVVGYEALTGIRPFTGDGALTVAMKHIQDPPPPLPDSVPAPVRELIMITLAKDPQQRYATGGEFAEAVAAVRAGHRPPAPRGGAVPAARPQTRVSTSPAIVPPAAAAAAAAHRPPTAPAPVPAADDSWSSGQKALAAVAALLLIVAIALIGFWLVNQSPTGSTTPTSPTLSTETVETTPERITTTRTRTATDTPTTETTPSTTEPDDETTEETEPEDTTTPEVPEPTTRTPLIPGLPIPGLGG, via the coding sequence ATGAGCCTGCAGAACGGCACCATCATCGCCGACCGGTATCGATTGGTCCGACTGATCGCCACCGGCGGCATGGGCCAGGTGTGGGAGGCCCTGGACACGCGGCTCGGCCGACGGGTCGCGGTCAAGGTCCTCAAGGCCGAGTACTCGAACGATCCGACGTTCCTCGCCCGGTTCCGCACCGAAGCGCAGACCACGGCACGGCTCAACGACCAGGGCATCGCGAATGTCTTCGACTACGGCGAGACACCGGACCGCAACGGCGGCGACCCGCTCGCCTACCTGGTGATGGAACTGGTCGACGGCGAGCCGCTGAACTCGGTGATCTCCCGCATGGGCAAGCTCTCGCTGACCCACACGCTGGACATGCTCGAGCAGACCGGCTGGGCGCTGCAGGCCGCTCACGTGCAGGGCCTGATCCACCGCGACGTGAAGCCCGGCAACATCCTGATCACCCCCACCGGGCAGGTCAAGATCACCGACTTCGGCATCGCCAAGGCGGTCGACGCCGCCCCGGTCACGCAGACCGGCATGGTGATGGGCACCGCGCAGTACATCTCGCCGGAACAGGCCACCGGCGGCGAGGCCACCGCGGCGTCGGACGTCTATTCGCTCGGCGTGGTCGGCTACGAGGCGCTCACCGGGATCCGCCCGTTCACCGGCGACGGCGCCCTGACCGTCGCGATGAAGCACATCCAGGACCCGCCGCCGCCGCTGCCCGACTCGGTGCCGGCTCCGGTGCGCGAACTGATCATGATCACCCTCGCGAAGGACCCGCAGCAGCGCTACGCCACCGGCGGGGAGTTCGCCGAAGCGGTCGCCGCGGTGCGCGCCGGACATCGTCCTCCCGCACCGCGCGGCGGGGCGGTGCCCGCCGCGCGGCCGCAGACCAGGGTGTCGACCTCGCCGGCGATCGTGCCGCCCGCCGCCGCAGCCGCGGCGGCGGCACACCGTCCGCCCACCGCACCGGCGCCGGTGCCCGCCGCCGACGACAGCTGGAGCTCCGGCCAGAAGGCGCTCGCCGCCGTCGCCGCACTCCTGCTGATCGTCGCGATCGCCCTGATCGGGTTCTGGCTGGTCAATCAGTCGCCCACCGGCAGCACCACGCCGACCAGTCCCACTTTGTCGACCGAGACGGTCGAGACCACGCCGGAACGCATCACGACGACGCGCACCCGGACCGCGACAGACACCCCGACGACCGAGACCACGCCGTCGACCACCGAACCCGACGACGAGACCACCGAGGAAACCGAACCGGAAGACACGACGACGCCGGAGGTCCCCGAACCGACCACCCGGACCCCGCTGATCCCGGGACTTCCGATCCCCGGACTGGGCGGCTGA
- a CDS encoding peptidoglycan D,D-transpeptidase FtsI family protein, whose product MNRPIQRVGIAVIAIIVLLLANATYVQVFQAGALRNDGRNARVLFDEYSRQRGMIVTADGTIVAQSVPSGNRFKYQRTYPTDPAAFAPVTGFYSLRYGADRGLEAAEDPFLSGSDDRLFTQRFVDMFSGRDPRGGNVVTTIDSTLQVAAFNALRRGQCSGPCRGAVVALEPGTGKILAMASTPSYDPNTLATQNFQAAENSWNELTREGVPSRLTNRAIAELYPPGSTFKVVTTATGLNAGLNANTRLTSAASFPLPNSNTVLPNNANETCPGASGGTVTLAQAFESSCNTAFAQLVTEKLPGDEFADFRNTAAKFGVGEDPAGIPMRVAKSTVGDLGDDAAALAQASIGERDVRLTVLQNAVIAATVANGGVRMRPYLVDKLQTADLRTVSTTSPSAVNRPLSPEEADTLTDMMIRSEQQTYQSQSGIASKTGTTDPNRSGSAYAWYIAFAPSSSPRIAVAVMIENGNQGAQSYGGVIAAPIGRAVLNAYTGGN is encoded by the coding sequence ATGAACCGTCCCATTCAGCGCGTCGGGATCGCGGTGATCGCGATCATCGTGCTGCTGCTGGCCAACGCCACCTACGTCCAGGTGTTCCAGGCCGGCGCCCTGCGCAACGACGGCCGCAACGCGCGGGTGCTGTTCGACGAGTACTCCCGCCAGCGCGGCATGATCGTCACCGCCGACGGCACCATCGTGGCGCAGTCGGTGCCGAGCGGGAACCGCTTCAAGTACCAGCGCACCTACCCGACGGATCCGGCCGCCTTCGCCCCGGTCACCGGCTTCTATTCGCTGCGCTACGGCGCCGATCGGGGGCTCGAGGCCGCCGAGGACCCGTTCCTGTCCGGCAGCGACGACCGGCTGTTCACGCAGCGCTTCGTCGACATGTTCTCCGGCCGCGATCCCCGCGGCGGCAACGTGGTGACCACCATCGACTCCACGTTGCAGGTCGCCGCGTTCAACGCCCTGCGCCGGGGTCAGTGCTCGGGCCCGTGCCGCGGCGCCGTCGTCGCACTGGAACCCGGCACCGGCAAGATCCTGGCGATGGCGTCGACGCCCAGCTACGACCCGAACACTCTGGCCACACAGAACTTCCAGGCCGCGGAGAACAGCTGGAACGAGCTCACCCGCGAGGGCGTACCGTCCCGGCTGACCAATCGGGCGATCGCCGAGCTGTACCCGCCCGGTTCGACGTTCAAGGTGGTCACCACCGCCACCGGGCTGAACGCCGGACTGAACGCGAACACCCGACTGACCTCCGCGGCGTCCTTCCCGCTGCCGAACAGCAACACCGTGCTGCCGAACAATGCGAATGAGACCTGCCCCGGCGCGTCCGGCGGCACCGTGACCCTCGCCCAGGCCTTCGAGTCGTCGTGCAACACCGCTTTCGCGCAGCTGGTGACCGAGAAGCTACCCGGCGACGAGTTCGCCGATTTCCGGAACACCGCGGCGAAGTTCGGCGTCGGGGAGGATCCGGCCGGCATCCCGATGCGGGTCGCCAAGTCGACGGTCGGCGATCTGGGCGACGACGCCGCCGCCCTCGCTCAGGCGTCCATCGGCGAGCGCGACGTCCGCCTGACCGTCCTGCAGAACGCCGTGATCGCCGCGACCGTCGCCAACGGCGGCGTCCGGATGCGGCCCTACCTGGTCGACAAGCTGCAGACCGCCGATCTGCGGACCGTCTCGACTACGTCTCCGTCGGCGGTCAACCGACCGCTGAGCCCCGAGGAGGCTGACACACTGACCGACATGATGATCCGGTCCGAGCAGCAGACGTATCAGTCCCAGTCCGGGATCGCGTCGAAGACCGGGACCACCGATCCGAACCGCAGTGGCAGCGCCTACGCCTGGTACATCGCCTTCGCCCCCAGCTCGAGTCCACGGATCGCCGTCGCGGTGATGATCGAGAACGGAAACCAGGGGGCGCAATCCTACGGCGGCGTGATCGCCGCCCCGATTGGACGCGCAGTGTTGAATGCTTATACGGGAGGTAACTGA
- a CDS encoding FtsW/RodA/SpoVE family cell cycle protein: MAAAPVSSAPAAAPASRGRTTELVLLICALVLVTVALLIVEAAQNQAITWDLAKYVGAYGAMFAVAHLVIRRFAPYADPTLLPAVAALNGLGLVMIHRLDLGTARTDELLASTERTANGNQQLLWVVIGMIAFAATLILLRDHRTLARYAYTLGLAGLIFLAIPAILPASMSEINGSKIWIRTPLFNIQPGEFSKILVIIFTAAFLVSRRDLFTTAGKQIMGIDFPRARDMGPLLAAWIIALGVLGFESDLGTALLIFATILTMLYIATERVSWLLLGVGLFAAGAVVAYQLFDHLQIRVQVWLDPFAQYDTYGYQIAQSLFGLATGGLFGTGLGSGRPNIVPFANTDFILTSFGEELGLVGLAAIFMLYFVFVMRGLRTAVAVRDSFGKLLAAGLSVTIIIQLFVVFGGVSKLIPLTGLTSPFLSYGGSSLLANYILLAILIRISNAAREPDAPKPRPKVQVEAMPTQVVKRA, encoded by the coding sequence ATGGCTGCCGCCCCCGTTTCGTCCGCGCCCGCCGCGGCGCCCGCCAGTCGAGGACGCACCACGGAGTTGGTGCTGTTGATCTGTGCTTTGGTGCTGGTGACCGTGGCCCTGCTGATCGTCGAGGCCGCCCAGAACCAGGCGATCACCTGGGATCTGGCCAAGTACGTCGGCGCGTACGGCGCGATGTTCGCCGTCGCACACCTGGTGATCCGCCGGTTCGCCCCCTACGCGGACCCGACCCTGCTACCTGCCGTCGCCGCGCTCAACGGCCTCGGTCTGGTGATGATCCACCGCCTCGACCTGGGCACGGCCCGCACGGACGAGTTGCTGGCCTCCACCGAACGCACCGCCAACGGCAACCAGCAGTTGCTGTGGGTGGTGATCGGCATGATCGCCTTCGCCGCGACACTGATCCTGCTGCGCGACCATCGCACCCTGGCCCGGTACGCCTACACGCTCGGCCTGGCCGGCCTGATCTTCCTCGCGATTCCGGCGATCCTGCCCGCGTCGATGTCGGAGATCAACGGCTCCAAGATCTGGATCCGCACGCCGCTGTTCAACATTCAGCCCGGCGAATTCTCCAAGATCCTGGTCATCATCTTCACCGCGGCCTTCCTGGTGTCCCGGCGCGACCTGTTCACCACCGCGGGCAAGCAGATCATGGGCATCGACTTCCCGCGGGCCCGCGACATGGGCCCGCTGCTGGCCGCGTGGATCATCGCGCTCGGGGTCCTCGGCTTCGAGTCGGACCTGGGCACCGCACTGCTCATCTTCGCCACCATCCTGACGATGCTGTACATCGCCACCGAGCGCGTGAGCTGGCTGCTGCTCGGCGTGGGCCTGTTCGCGGCGGGCGCCGTCGTCGCGTATCAGCTGTTCGACCATCTCCAGATCCGCGTGCAGGTGTGGCTCGACCCGTTCGCCCAGTACGACACCTACGGGTACCAGATCGCACAGAGCCTGTTCGGGCTGGCGACGGGCGGCCTCTTCGGAACCGGCCTGGGGTCGGGCCGGCCGAACATCGTGCCGTTCGCCAACACCGACTTCATCCTCACCTCCTTCGGTGAGGAACTCGGTCTGGTCGGCCTGGCCGCGATCTTCATGCTGTACTTCGTCTTCGTGATGCGCGGCCTGCGCACCGCCGTCGCCGTGCGCGACAGCTTCGGCAAACTGCTCGCCGCCGGCCTCTCGGTGACGATCATCATCCAGCTGTTCGTGGTGTTCGGCGGGGTCTCCAAACTGATCCCGCTCACCGGGCTCACCTCGCCGTTCCTCTCCTACGGCGGCTCGTCGCTGCTCGCGAACTACATCTTGCTCGCGATCCTGATCCGGATCTCCAACGCCGCCCGGGAGCCCGACGCCCCCAAGCCGCGGCCCAAGGTGCAGGTCGAGGCCATGCCGACGCAGGTGGTGAAGCGCGCATGA
- a CDS encoding PP2C family protein-serine/threonine phosphatase yields MTLVLRYIARSDRGLVRSNNEDSVYAGARLLALADGMGGHAAGEVASQLVIQSLRTLDDDEPPGNLLDALGAATRAGNEAIAAQVERNPELEGMGTTLTAILFAGSRIGLCHVGDSRGYLLRDGQLTQITRDDTFVQSLVDEGRITAEQAHSHPQRSLIMKALTGQEVEPTLTIREARAGDRYLLCSDGLSDVVSEETLAETLASIPDHTECADRLIELALRSGAPDNVTVVVADVIDTEYGESRPILGGAAGTDDQAGYVPNPKTAAGRAAALRPPPEPTARPTLHTDPEPAPSRSPWRIPLLLITAVAIVALLVTAFFVVRSKAMENFFVTSENGSVVIKRGTPDSLLFVNFEGPAEKVCVSDLDSDRPTVTFADHDAAQCVPMKVDDLTGIGQTTITSKSIKNLKLLDVQDRVRELEFLPLCTPPAGDGQAPPEQPEPAPRTPGPAAPRSEQPSSPPASPSVDPEGHRTCRGS; encoded by the coding sequence GTGACCCTCGTCCTGCGCTACATCGCGCGAAGCGACCGCGGCCTGGTCCGGTCCAACAACGAAGACTCCGTCTACGCCGGCGCACGACTGCTCGCGCTCGCCGACGGCATGGGCGGGCACGCGGCCGGCGAGGTCGCCAGCCAGCTGGTGATCCAGTCCCTGCGCACGCTCGACGACGACGAGCCCCCCGGCAATCTGCTCGACGCCCTCGGGGCGGCCACCCGCGCCGGCAACGAGGCGATCGCCGCCCAGGTGGAGCGCAACCCCGAGCTCGAGGGCATGGGCACCACGCTGACCGCCATCCTGTTCGCGGGTAGCCGCATCGGGCTGTGCCACGTCGGCGACTCGCGCGGCTATCTGCTGCGCGACGGTCAGCTGACCCAGATCACCCGGGACGACACCTTCGTTCAGTCCCTCGTCGACGAGGGCCGCATCACCGCCGAACAGGCACACAGCCACCCGCAGCGCTCGCTGATCATGAAGGCGCTCACCGGGCAGGAAGTGGAGCCCACTCTCACCATCCGCGAAGCGCGCGCCGGCGACCGCTACCTGCTGTGCAGCGACGGCCTCTCCGACGTGGTGAGCGAAGAGACGCTGGCCGAGACGCTCGCCTCGATCCCCGACCACACCGAATGCGCGGACCGCCTGATCGAGCTCGCGCTGCGCAGCGGCGCCCCCGACAACGTCACCGTCGTCGTCGCCGACGTGATCGACACCGAGTACGGGGAGTCCCGGCCGATCCTGGGCGGCGCCGCGGGCACCGACGATCAGGCCGGGTACGTGCCCAATCCGAAGACCGCGGCCGGGCGGGCCGCCGCCCTGCGCCCGCCGCCCGAGCCCACTGCGCGCCCGACGCTGCACACCGACCCCGAGCCCGCGCCGTCGCGCAGTCCCTGGCGCATCCCGCTGCTGCTGATCACTGCGGTGGCGATCGTAGCCCTGCTGGTGACCGCGTTCTTCGTGGTGCGCTCCAAGGCCATGGAGAACTTCTTCGTCACCTCCGAGAACGGTTCGGTGGTGATCAAGCGCGGCACTCCCGACAGCCTGCTCTTCGTCAACTTCGAGGGGCCCGCCGAGAAGGTCTGCGTCAGCGACCTCGACTCCGACCGGCCCACGGTGACCTTCGCCGACCACGACGCCGCGCAGTGCGTGCCGATGAAGGTCGACGATCTCACCGGCATCGGCCAGACCACCATCACCTCCAAGAGCATCAAGAACCTGAAACTGCTCGACGTCCAGGACCGGGTGCGCGAGCTCGAGTTCCTGCCGCTGTGCACACCGCCCGCCGGTGACGGCCAAGCGCCTCCCGAACAACCCGAGCCCGCCCCCCGCACCCCCGGCCCCGCCGCTCCCCGCTCCGAGCAGCCGAGCTCCCCGCCGGCGTCGCCCAGCGTCGACCCCGAGGGTCACCGGACCTGCCGGGGGTCCTGA
- a CDS encoding FHA domain-containing protein FhaB/FipA produces the protein MQGIVLQVTRFGFLILLWLFVYAIIRSMRNDLASAAGTRAASGSGFRERRRRRGATRGGARYLVVTAGALANTRITLGDQPVLIGRADDSTLVLSDDYASERHARLSKRGDDWYVEDLGSTNGTYLDRGKVTTAVRAPLNTPIRIGKTVIELRS, from the coding sequence ATGCAGGGCATCGTCTTGCAGGTGACCCGATTCGGGTTCCTGATCCTGTTGTGGCTGTTCGTGTACGCCATCATCCGCTCGATGCGCAATGATCTCGCCTCCGCCGCCGGCACTCGCGCCGCCTCCGGCAGCGGGTTCCGGGAACGACGACGTCGTCGCGGCGCCACCCGCGGCGGAGCGCGCTACCTGGTGGTCACCGCCGGCGCCCTGGCCAACACGCGGATCACCCTCGGCGACCAGCCGGTCCTGATCGGCCGGGCCGACGACTCCACCCTGGTGCTGTCCGACGACTACGCCTCCGAGCGCCATGCGCGCCTGTCCAAACGCGGAGACGACTGGTACGTCGAAGACCTCGGCTCCACCAACGGCACCTATCTGGACCGCGGCAAGGTCACCACCGCGGTCCGCGCACCCCTGAACACGCCGATCCGCATCGGCAAGACCGTGATCGAGTTGCGCTCGTGA